The following proteins come from a genomic window of Plutella xylostella chromosome 22, ilPluXylo3.1, whole genome shotgun sequence:
- the LOC105383027 gene encoding eukaryotic translation initiation factor 5B isoform X2 produces MELPFEFDAYIDWTEKTKVDPRVDRPTDIEYYLKKNITLETGHVRTVTKFNSENVHSTSKSLTEIYMGEETADNLPKSMSDYGSLFRTNLNRCYIVNPVFITRKKSARGLLDMPKAKAKPEPEGFFREEEFIVSRCCRCSGGVTVDPGPDGCEARKPKRKTSRDGEKHHLEVLSEDTDSDAVSIKRTVRLRAIPSDISISDIDKQDNIKRTDQTTSDKSDHSSASSSSSKSSVSAESKESAESKESAESKESAESKESAESAEEEEVKEKKKKKKKKQKKEKDSSEGEDEEASAASDSTLSYDSADKIPDTDGYDYMKMYWEAYLNNSVDPNEEYYAYLQRYLQMLDASTPKNEKPVADGTTSGENILKYAAQNKKQRLLGILQSGAKKAISEDHLRKMKRAANMVKKKLKLDKPEPSNTTLYEVNFQTSSYSVFDRAHSACNFLYPKIPILKKPVENLEPEEEPAVPKVDNTTSDYMVIEDTGPKFAENFTPGEALDNYHKDPDAEEMSFYDCKREFMEKTKNGITIVHELQPTYYDEEDDYRNYDDTPLTRADREPSASRFFAESTSDSNSSIHIPSRKYSVRVRERNFESDRPKKSAPARSPRFKSGNRRKSPTQIFRAQSSSSSCHSFRSPHRRKSVTFDWTFNQHTPIERAR; encoded by the exons ATGGAGCTCCCCTTTGAATTTGACGCAT atatCGATTGGACTGAGAAAACTAAAGTTGATCCCAGAGTGGACAGACCTACTGATA TCGAATACTACTTGAAGAAGAATATTACGCTTGAAACGGGTCATGTTCGCACAGTTACCAAGTTTAATAGCGAAAATGTTCATTCTACATCAAAGTCACTTACAGAAATTTATATGGGAGAAGAAACTGCTGATAATCTTCCTAAGTCGATGTCTGATTACGGCAGCCTCTTCAGGACCAATTTAAACCGTTGCTATATAGTAAACCCAGTGTTTATTACCAGAAAAAAATCAG CGAGAGGATTGCTCGACATGCCGAAAGCGAAGGCGAAACCTGAGCCAGAAGGTTTCTTCAGGGAGGAAGAGTTCATTGTTAGCAGGTGTTGCCGCTGCAGTGGGGGCGTCACGGTGGACCCCGGCCCAGACGGCTGTGAGGCCAGGAAACCAAAGAGGAAGACTTCTAGAGACGGGGAGAAGCATCACCTCGAGGTCCTGTCTGAGGACACTG ACTCCGATGCAGTCAGCATAAAGAGGACAGTGCGGCTGAGGGCGATTCCTAGCGACATCAGTATCAGTGACATAGACAAACAAGACAACATCAAGAGGACGGACCAAACCACCAGTGACAAGAGTGACCATTCCTCCGCGTCCTCATCAAGTTCAAAGTCCAGCGTCTCTGCGGAGTCTAAGGAGTCTGCGGAGTCTAAGGAGTCTGCGGAGTCTAAGGAGTCTGCGGAGTCTAAGGAATCTGCGGAGTCCgcggaagaagaagaagttaaggagaagaagaagaagaagaaaaagaaacaaaagaagGAGAAAGATTCTTCTGAAGGTgaag ACGAAGAAGCCTCGGCAGCCAGCGACTCAACACTATCCTACGACAGTGCAGATAAAATACCAGACACGGATGGTTATGACTACATGAAGATGTATTGGGAGGCCTACCTGAACAATAGCGTGGACCCCAATGAAGAGTATTACGCGTATTTACAACGGTACCTGCAGATGCTAGACGCCTCGACTCCTAAGAATGAAAAGCCAGTTGCTGATGGTACTACTTCGG gagaaaatatactaaaatatGCCGCTCAGAACAAAAAACAAAGGTTACTGGGTATATTACAATCGGGCGCGAAGAAAGCAATTTCAG AGGATCATTTGAGAAAGATGAAGAGGGCGGCGAACATGGTAAAGAAGAAGTTAAAACTGGACAAGCCGGAGCCATCCAACACAACGCTCTATGAAGTCAACTTTCAAACCAGCTCCTACTCCGTATTTGATAGGGCGCATTCGG CGTGCAATTTTCTGTACCCAAAAATACCGATACTAAAAAAACCTGTAGAGAATCTAGAGCCAGAGGAGGAGCCGGCCGTACCTAAGGTCGATAATACCACTTCCG ATTACATGGTAATCGAGGACACCGGTCcaaaatttgctgaaaatttCACTCCAG GAGAAGCCCTGGACAATTACCACAAGGACCCAGACGCCGAGGAAATGTCATTCTACGACTGCAAACGAGAATTTATGGAGAAAACCAAAAATGGCATCACCATAGTGCATGAGCTGCAACCCACCTACTATGACGAAG AGGATGACTACCGCAACTACGACGACACCCCGCTGACGCGCGCGGACCGCGAGCCCTCCGCCAGCCGGTTCTTTGCGGAATCCACCAGCGACTCCAACTCCTCTATAC ACATACCAAGCAGAAAATATTCAGTAAGAGTACGGGAAAGAAATTTCGAAAGTGATCGTCCGAAAAAGAGTGCCCCAG CTCGCAGTCCTCGCTTCAAATCCGGCAACAGAAGGAAGAGCCCAACGCAAATATTTAGAGCCCAGAGTTCGTCATCATCGT GCCACAGCTTCAGGAGCCCCCATCGCCGCAAATCTGTGACGTTTGATTGGACGTTCAACCAGCACACGCCGATAGAAAGAGCTCGATAG
- the LOC105383028 gene encoding uncharacterized protein YGR130C — translation MSNSQIRINTIKMNSNKYSRFLKKNLNTKAIKKNFRPSHMKSSITSRIRPIKSRSVKGLKRSYTKVVKRKKSKKNIEDDDYEYEYDPYEALEPRQMYQPQQIRDPNEMYNQQLYGQKQLEERRRVYEEKGLFGQQQLYEEKYGTPIQDKQSGDRESLETPTLSLKSESRSSSSSSSSSSPSSSSTSSASKASASPIPSPVASTSSKASSSSSKASSASKSTSGTTSSSTSIQQWRPSSITATRMAPSKTWLPTSDSSVFQRTLAPRKVKKKVSFNEEPWASVRHRDTKKRSDREPTHATFKKEAPIPKLTTSSPTPSEIKTEDTPPLVERPAELLKKQESFIQTQPHILIRKGSKFFRGRRLAPLDPSTPSNVIPPKPSLMVLFPNNSNILIPKHRPRSEPAKPASILKPPTSEVQFPSVSPVSTIQSLTVLMDNRGTDPAENSKNRSINTSGQSKVTSSKSSNTEKKKRKKFKKTKCRKPILEVETNVEWLRSYLTYKPELLTDELSQSLKRDLGWPGYVQIKKSEGSKLKKKKKKDEEQDRPKPTTNLDNLYTYMTNVTNSGSEPELYDPPKYKKKKKVKKPDDEDKLYELATTTTTVMFTFQDDDGNKVDVKVLKERQTSTKGKKKEKKKKKKVNWETLTLATNIIYLKSYYRDYCESLLRMEALKEAKKKKKKKKSQKDDQDHTETIDWHERAKIDLRVDRPTSADYLRDKGIIVDMHLRTFSKFEYDDLHGPSISYQDLGVRKATEIRRTFSFDRYHLFRTKAKAERCYTINRLHMEE, via the exons ATGAGTAATTCGCAGATAAGAATAAACACTATCAAGATGAATTCCAATAAATATTCTcgatttctaaaaaaaaacctaaacacaaaagcaataaaaaagaattttagaCCTAGTCATATGAAGTCCTCTATAACTTCACGTATAAGACCAATAAAATCAAGATCAGTGAAAGGACTCAAGAGATCATACACAAAAGTAGTAAAAcgtaaaaaatctaaaaagaaCATAGAggatgatgattatgaatatgaatatgatcCATACGAAGCATTAGAACCTCGTCAAATGTATCAACCGCAACAAATCCGCGATCCAAATGAAATGTACAATCAACAGCTGTACGGACAAAAACAGCTGGAAGAACGAAGGCGAGTATACGAAGAAAAAGGATTGTTCGGACAGCAACAATTGTATGAAGAAAAATACGGCACTCCGATCCAAGACAAACAAAGTGGAGACCGCGAATCATTGGAAACACCTACATTATCATTGAAAAGTGAATCTCGTTCATCTTCTtcgtcatcgtcatcatcatcgccATCGTCGTCGTCAACATCGTCTGCCAGCAAGGCTTCAGCATCACCAATACCATCACCAGTGGCATCAACGTCTTCTAAAGCTTCTTCATCGTCATCAAAAGCATCGTCTGCTTCAAAGAGTACGTCTGGCACGACTTCCTCTTCAACATCAATACAGCAATGGAGACCATCTTCGATTACAGCTACACGCATGGCGCCTTCCAAAACATGGCTACCCACATCTGATTCATCAGTTTTTCAGCGAACTCTCGCTCCcagaaaagtaaaaaaaaaagtatcttTCAACGAGGAACCATGGGCTAGTGTACGACACCGGGACACTAAAAAACGATCCGATAGAGAACCAACACACGctacatttaaaaaagaagCGCCCATACCTAAACTTACAACTAGTTCACCAACACCATCGGAAATAAAAACTGAAGATACACCGCCGTTGGTAGAAAGGCCGGCAgaattgttaaaaaaacagGAGTCGTTTATTCAAACCCAACCCCATATACTGATACGGAAAGGATCAAAGTTCTTCAGAGGGCGAAGACTCGCTCCACTTGATCCATCTACTCCCTCGAACGTGATCCCCCCAAAACCATCACTGATGGTTCTGTTTCCAAATAATTCCAATATATTGATTCCTAAACATAGACCAAGGTCAGAACCCGCAAAACCAGCTTCGATATTGAAGCCGCCGACATCGGAAGTCCAATTTCCGTCTGTTAGTCCCGTCTCTACTATACAATCTCTGACTGTGTTGATGGACAATAGAGGAACAGATCCAGCGGAAAATTCTAAAAACAGATCAATAAATACATCAGGTCAATCTAAGGTAACCTCTAGTAAATCTAGCAATACAGAGAAGAAAAAGAGaaagaaatttaaaaagaCCAAGTGCCGTAAGCCAATTCTTGAAGTAGAAACCAATGTAGAGTGGCTCCGATCTTATTTAACTTACAAGCCAGAGTTACTTACAGATGAATTAAGTCAATCACTCAAAAGAGATTTGGGGTGGCCTGGATACGTGCAGATAAAGAAAAGTGAGGGCAGTAAActaaaaaagaagaagaaaaaagaTGAAGAGCAAGACAGACCTAAACCTACAACAAATCTTGATAACTTATACACTTATATGACAAACGTTACAAACTCTGGCAGCGAACCGGAGCTATACGATCCTCCcaaatataagaaaaaaaagaaggTGAAAAAGCCAGATGATGAAGATAAGCTATATGAATTGGCGACAACAACAACCACTGTAATGTTTACATTTCAAGACGATGATGGTAACAAAGTTGATGTAAAAGTGTTAAAAGAAAGACAAACTAGTACAAAAGGtaagaagaaagaaaagaaaaagaaaaaaaaggtgAATTGGGAAACTTTGACGCTTGCTacgaatataatttatctaaAATCTTACTACCGCGACTATTGCGAGTCACTCCTTAGAATGGAGGCTTTGAAAGAagcgaagaagaagaagaagaaaaagaagagCCAAAAGGATGACCAGGACCACACAGAAA CTATCGATTGGCACGAGAGAGCTAAGATCGACCTCCGAGTGGACAGGCCAACAAGCG CTGATTACCTCCGGGACAAAGGAATCATTGTCGACATGCATCTGCGGACGTTCTCCAAGTTTGAGTACGACGATCTTCACGGGCCATCAATATCTTATCAAG ATCTCGGTGTGAGAAAAGCCACAGAAATTCGAAGGACTTTCTCATTTGACCGGTATCACTTATTTAGAACTAAGGCCAAGGCGGAAAGATGCTACACCATCAATCGACTTCATATGGAGGAATGA
- the LOC105383027 gene encoding uncharacterized protein LOC105383027 isoform X1 encodes MEDNKYARFLRNNINTRNLHKLKPSNIKASIGRLKPVNTSSVKDAIKGSFTKLTNFNKSDESSSDSQDSDYDERLEQYQQMYEPQETVQPQATYEPQQQYSPKYGTTSWSDTGLRSPPMTPKVETESDPPSNASTADSSSSSSSSSSAKQTSSSTKVSSSSAKGSSSSSPSSTATEESHQSSISAPETLPPWTPISYTQARMVPSANWSPKSGSFIYHSRSESKLTKKVSFSDEKARLQSRSRREEAPIPNMRTNFDEKPSELAQRPSDMLKEQLSSYLTSELMPDEKPSDILIRDRRGKFYTVPGRQPKIDLEAQLSSLLSVDDNKLINKPSSEPLQPVSIMKTPSTIPQIRSSVETVASVTTSLGHRFTEPAENSRNRSVNVSGKPIPNSHKSSNTEKKKKKKKKKNLNKCHRPRLQMETNLDWVKTYLQYKPKPLPPPPKKTKKEIEEDKALKVLHDKLQENADKLNAIKNRKKDKEEIKAEEDFKLYEYDGHEPHKGRPPTAEILSRGKPTTNLQTIYTYLTVVDNSGSEAELFVDPNKRRKKKGNKKKSSGEEFIIMFAAEDKKEDKKESSSETDTGLQKDKQTNTKKKRLKRIKKKKEARKKLTTRLVTNICFMKSLFLHCWSREGLKPLIVTKELDHTEDIDWTEKTKVDPRVDRPTDIEYYLKKNITLETGHVRTVTKFNSENVHSTSKSLTEIYMGEETADNLPKSMSDYGSLFRTNLNRCYIVNPVFITRKKSARGLLDMPKAKAKPEPEGFFREEEFIVSRCCRCSGGVTVDPGPDGCEARKPKRKTSRDGEKHHLEVLSEDTDSDAVSIKRTVRLRAIPSDISISDIDKQDNIKRTDQTTSDKSDHSSASSSSSKSSVSAESKESAESKESAESKESAESKESAESAEEEEVKEKKKKKKKKQKKEKDSSEGEDEEASAASDSTLSYDSADKIPDTDGYDYMKMYWEAYLNNSVDPNEEYYAYLQRYLQMLDASTPKNEKPVADGTTSGENILKYAAQNKKQRLLGILQSGAKKAISEDHLRKMKRAANMVKKKLKLDKPEPSNTTLYEVNFQTSSYSVFDRAHSACNFLYPKIPILKKPVENLEPEEEPAVPKVDNTTSDYMVIEDTGPKFAENFTPGEALDNYHKDPDAEEMSFYDCKREFMEKTKNGITIVHELQPTYYDEEDDYRNYDDTPLTRADREPSASRFFAESTSDSNSSIHIPSRKYSVRVRERNFESDRPKKSAPARSPRFKSGNRRKSPTQIFRAQSSSSSCHSFRSPHRRKSVTFDWTFNQHTPIERAR; translated from the exons ATGGAAGACAACAAATACGCCCGGTTTCTAAGGAATAACATAAACACCCGAAACTTACATAAATTGAAACCCAGTAACATAAAAGCGTCCATAGGGCGATTAAAACCAGTAAATACGAGCTCTGTAAAAGATGCTATCAAAGGATCCTTCACAAAGTTAACGAATTTCAATAAATCTGATGAAAGTTCGTCGGATAGTCAAGATAGTGATTACGATGAGCGTCTCGAACAATATCAACAAATGTACGAGCCGCAAGAAACTGTCCAACCACAAGCTACGTATGAACCACAACAACAGTATTCTCCTAAATATGGTACGACTTCATGGTCAGATACAGGACTGCGGTCTCCGCCAATGACACCTAAGGTTGAGACAGAATCTGATCCACCTTCAAATGCTTCAACAGCGGATtcttcatcttcatcatcatcttccTCGTCAGCTAAACAGACGTCTTCGTCGACTaaagtatcatcatcatctgctAAAGGATCTTCTTCATCGTCTCCTTCGTCTACGGCAACAGAAGAATCCCACCAATCATCAATATCCGCTCCAGAAACTTTGCCTCCATGGACGCCTATATCGTATACGCAAGCTCGAATGGTACCATCTGCAAATTGGTCACCAAAATCGGgatcatttatttatcactCACGATCTGAATCTAAATTGACAAAAAAAGTATCATTTAGCGACGAAAAAGCAAGGTTGCAAAGTAGGTCTAGAAGAGAGGAAGCACCAATCCCCAACATGAGAACTAATTTTGACGAAAAACCATCCGAATTAGCTCAAAGACCGTCAGATATGCTAAAAGAACAACTGTCATCATATTTGACGTCAGAACTCATGCCTGATGAAAAACCCTCCGACATACTCATTCGCGATCGAAGAGGAAAGTTTTACACCGTACCGGGAAGACAACCTAAGATTGATTTGGAAGCTCAATTATCATCTCTTTTATCCGTGgatgataataaattaatcaatAAGCCGTCTTCCGAACCACTGCAACCCGTATCAATCATGAAGACACCTTCTACAATACCGCAAATCCGTAGCTCAGTTGAAACTGTAGCTTCTGTTACCACAAGCTTAGGTCACCGATTTACAGAACCTGCTGAAAATTCAAGAAATAGATCAGTAAATGTTTCAGGTAAACCCATACCAAACTCACACAAATCTAGCAATActgaaaagaagaaaaaaaagaaaaagaagaagaatttAAATAAGTGCCATAGGCCACGGCTACAGATGGAAACAAATTTAGATTGGGTAAAAacctatttacaatataaacCTAAACCTCTACCACCACCACCAAAGAAAACAAAGAAAGAGATAGAGGAAGATAAAGCTTTAAAAGTATTACATGATAAACTTCAAGAAAATGCAGATAAAttgaatgcaataaaaaacCGAAAAAAAGATAAAGAGGAAATTAAAGCAGAGgaagattttaaattatatgaatATGACGGCCACGAGCCCCATAAAGGCAGACCACCGACTGCAGAAATTCTATCTCGAGGGAAACCCACAACGAACCTACAaactatttatacatatttaacgGTAGTGGATAACTCTGGTAGTGAAGCAGAACTGTTTGTAGATCCGAACAAACGTAGGAAAAAGAAAGGTAATAAAAAGAAGTCGTCGGGAGAAgagtttataataatgtttgcAGCAGAGGATAAAAAGGAAGATAAGAAGGAGAGTAGCAGTGAAACAGATACGGGTCTCCAAAAAGATAAACAAACGAACACGAAGAAAAAGAGGCTTAAGAGGATCAAGAAGAAGAAAGAGGCtcgaaaaaaactaacaacacGACTCGTAACAAACATCTGTTTTATGAAATCTTTGTTCCTTCATTGTTGGTCTCGTGAGGGACTTAAACCACTCATTGTTACTAAAGAATTAGACCATACAGAAG atatCGATTGGACTGAGAAAACTAAAGTTGATCCCAGAGTGGACAGACCTACTGATA TCGAATACTACTTGAAGAAGAATATTACGCTTGAAACGGGTCATGTTCGCACAGTTACCAAGTTTAATAGCGAAAATGTTCATTCTACATCAAAGTCACTTACAGAAATTTATATGGGAGAAGAAACTGCTGATAATCTTCCTAAGTCGATGTCTGATTACGGCAGCCTCTTCAGGACCAATTTAAACCGTTGCTATATAGTAAACCCAGTGTTTATTACCAGAAAAAAATCAG CGAGAGGATTGCTCGACATGCCGAAAGCGAAGGCGAAACCTGAGCCAGAAGGTTTCTTCAGGGAGGAAGAGTTCATTGTTAGCAGGTGTTGCCGCTGCAGTGGGGGCGTCACGGTGGACCCCGGCCCAGACGGCTGTGAGGCCAGGAAACCAAAGAGGAAGACTTCTAGAGACGGGGAGAAGCATCACCTCGAGGTCCTGTCTGAGGACACTG ACTCCGATGCAGTCAGCATAAAGAGGACAGTGCGGCTGAGGGCGATTCCTAGCGACATCAGTATCAGTGACATAGACAAACAAGACAACATCAAGAGGACGGACCAAACCACCAGTGACAAGAGTGACCATTCCTCCGCGTCCTCATCAAGTTCAAAGTCCAGCGTCTCTGCGGAGTCTAAGGAGTCTGCGGAGTCTAAGGAGTCTGCGGAGTCTAAGGAGTCTGCGGAGTCTAAGGAATCTGCGGAGTCCgcggaagaagaagaagttaaggagaagaagaagaagaagaaaaagaaacaaaagaagGAGAAAGATTCTTCTGAAGGTgaag ACGAAGAAGCCTCGGCAGCCAGCGACTCAACACTATCCTACGACAGTGCAGATAAAATACCAGACACGGATGGTTATGACTACATGAAGATGTATTGGGAGGCCTACCTGAACAATAGCGTGGACCCCAATGAAGAGTATTACGCGTATTTACAACGGTACCTGCAGATGCTAGACGCCTCGACTCCTAAGAATGAAAAGCCAGTTGCTGATGGTACTACTTCGG gagaaaatatactaaaatatGCCGCTCAGAACAAAAAACAAAGGTTACTGGGTATATTACAATCGGGCGCGAAGAAAGCAATTTCAG AGGATCATTTGAGAAAGATGAAGAGGGCGGCGAACATGGTAAAGAAGAAGTTAAAACTGGACAAGCCGGAGCCATCCAACACAACGCTCTATGAAGTCAACTTTCAAACCAGCTCCTACTCCGTATTTGATAGGGCGCATTCGG CGTGCAATTTTCTGTACCCAAAAATACCGATACTAAAAAAACCTGTAGAGAATCTAGAGCCAGAGGAGGAGCCGGCCGTACCTAAGGTCGATAATACCACTTCCG ATTACATGGTAATCGAGGACACCGGTCcaaaatttgctgaaaatttCACTCCAG GAGAAGCCCTGGACAATTACCACAAGGACCCAGACGCCGAGGAAATGTCATTCTACGACTGCAAACGAGAATTTATGGAGAAAACCAAAAATGGCATCACCATAGTGCATGAGCTGCAACCCACCTACTATGACGAAG AGGATGACTACCGCAACTACGACGACACCCCGCTGACGCGCGCGGACCGCGAGCCCTCCGCCAGCCGGTTCTTTGCGGAATCCACCAGCGACTCCAACTCCTCTATAC ACATACCAAGCAGAAAATATTCAGTAAGAGTACGGGAAAGAAATTTCGAAAGTGATCGTCCGAAAAAGAGTGCCCCAG CTCGCAGTCCTCGCTTCAAATCCGGCAACAGAAGGAAGAGCCCAACGCAAATATTTAGAGCCCAGAGTTCGTCATCATCGT GCCACAGCTTCAGGAGCCCCCATCGCCGCAAATCTGTGACGTTTGATTGGACGTTCAACCAGCACACGCCGATAGAAAGAGCTCGATAG